A genomic region of Candidatus Sysuiplasma acidicola contains the following coding sequences:
- the amrS gene encoding AmmeMemoRadiSam system radical SAM enzyme: protein MKEALLYEQVGAGKVRCTACARYCRLADGQTGLCGIRQNAGGKLYLAAYGRVISGHIDPIEKKPVVHFNPGTGIFSIATTGCNWLCHYCQNFDISQRRKTEGREMTPEQVVETAMRHGCEGIAYTYNEPSIYMEFAADIGKIAHERGLFNIFVSNGYGTPEGAHMLGTFLDAITVDFKGNAERNFVRRYIGIPDAEPIFRYLLEIRKTDIHVEFTDLVVPQAGDDLNEARSLAKWIFDNFGPDAPLHFLRFHPEYRMMDFPDTPVETLEAHCAVAREEGLRYVYIGNVPGHPLENTYCPECGAVAVGRHGFNITSWNLDDRNRCRNCSCQLPIYGRLGKNYRSSRFLPVIN, encoded by the coding sequence ATGAAGGAAGCCTTATTGTATGAGCAGGTGGGAGCGGGCAAGGTCAGATGCACTGCCTGCGCTAGATATTGCCGTCTGGCCGACGGCCAGACAGGCCTGTGCGGCATCAGGCAGAATGCAGGCGGCAAGCTGTATCTGGCGGCCTACGGCAGAGTGATATCAGGTCACATCGACCCGATTGAGAAGAAGCCAGTCGTGCATTTCAATCCGGGAACCGGCATTTTTTCGATCGCCACAACCGGTTGCAACTGGCTATGCCATTACTGCCAGAATTTCGATATCAGTCAGAGGAGAAAGACAGAGGGACGCGAGATGACACCCGAGCAGGTCGTGGAAACCGCGATGAGACATGGATGCGAGGGCATCGCTTACACCTACAACGAACCGTCGATTTATATGGAATTCGCCGCTGACATAGGAAAAATTGCCCATGAGAGAGGGCTATTCAACATCTTTGTTTCCAACGGCTACGGGACACCCGAGGGAGCGCATATGCTCGGCACATTCCTCGACGCCATAACTGTCGACTTCAAGGGCAATGCAGAGAGGAACTTTGTGAGACGCTACATAGGCATACCGGATGCCGAACCCATATTCAGGTATCTCCTGGAAATAAGAAAGACAGACATTCATGTAGAGTTCACAGATCTTGTGGTTCCACAGGCAGGTGATGACCTGAATGAGGCGAGGAGTCTGGCGAAGTGGATATTCGACAATTTCGGACCTGATGCACCACTTCATTTCCTCCGGTTCCATCCTGAGTACAGAATGATGGATTTTCCAGACACTCCTGTCGAGACACTGGAAGCGCATTGTGCCGTCGCAAGGGAGGAGGGCCTGCGCTATGTCTATATAGGCAACGTTCCGGGTCATCCGCTTGAGAACACATACTGCCCGGAATGCGGCGCGGTCGCAGTGGGCAGGCACGGATTCAACATAACATCTTGGAATCTCGACGACCGAAACAGATGCCGCAACTGCTCCTGTCAGTTGCCGATATACGGCAGGCTCGGAAAGAACTACAGATCGAGCAGATTCCTACCAGTCATAAACTGA
- the mdh gene encoding malate dehydrogenase, protein MSGVHKISMIGAGNVGATAGQKIAERDIADELVFVDVVEGLPQGRALDMMESAPVEGFNTKISGSNDYSAIAGSDIIVVTAGLARKPGMTRSDLLDKNATIISSVSESIRKHAPNSIVVVVTNPMDIMTYLLFRKTGFPGSRVVGMAGVLDTSRFRTFVSMETNAYPSQVSAFVLGGHGPSMVPVISSSSVGGVPLVQLLEREKIDEIIKRTRMGGDEIVNFLKTGSAFYAPASSIYEMVQSIALDEKRILPCSAHIDGEYGIRDIYTGVPVILGRKGVEKIIELSITAEEAEALKQSAESVRKDVQLLTDHKFL, encoded by the coding sequence ATGTCAGGAGTACACAAAATTTCAATGATTGGGGCGGGAAACGTCGGAGCGACTGCCGGCCAGAAAATCGCCGAGAGGGACATTGCTGACGAACTCGTCTTTGTGGATGTTGTCGAAGGTCTGCCGCAGGGAAGGGCGCTGGACATGATGGAGTCGGCACCAGTTGAAGGTTTCAACACAAAAATCAGCGGCAGCAACGACTATTCTGCCATTGCAGGCTCAGACATAATTGTCGTGACAGCCGGGCTAGCGAGGAAACCTGGCATGACCAGATCAGACCTTCTTGACAAGAATGCGACAATCATCTCCTCTGTTTCGGAGAGCATCAGGAAACACGCACCCAATTCAATCGTGGTAGTAGTAACTAACCCGATGGACATAATGACGTATCTACTCTTCAGGAAGACTGGTTTTCCGGGCAGCAGGGTAGTGGGAATGGCCGGCGTGCTGGATACCTCAAGATTCCGCACCTTTGTTTCCATGGAAACAAACGCGTATCCATCACAAGTGTCCGCATTCGTCCTTGGCGGACACGGTCCTTCTATGGTGCCGGTCATCAGCAGTAGTAGCGTCGGAGGAGTTCCTCTTGTTCAATTACTTGAAAGAGAAAAGATTGATGAGATAATCAAGAGGACGAGGATGGGCGGCGACGAAATTGTCAACTTCCTCAAAACAGGCAGTGCGTTCTATGCCCCTGCTTCGTCGATATACGAAATGGTGCAGTCCATTGCGCTTGATGAAAAGCGGATACTGCCATGCTCTGCACACATAGATGGCGAGTACGGCATCAGGGACATCTACACCGGTGTACCCGTCATACTCGGAAGAAAAGGTGTCGAGAAAATTATAGAACTGTCCATAACGGCTGAAGAGGCGGAAGCGCTGAAACAGAGTGCCGAAAGCGTACGGAAGGATGTACAGCTTCTGACTGACCACAAATTCCTCTGA
- a CDS encoding FAD-dependent oxidoreductase, with protein sequence MPLERNEMDSFDLIVVGAGPAGSTAALEAARSGFKVLLLERAKSAGEKNVFGGRVYAHVLKKLFPDYPESIPYERFVVSESVGLMDDDRCTTVNFADHRIRARDADSFVARRSRLDKWLSEKAEEAGAVIVTSTKVDDLLIQDGRVRGIVSGGDRLEASCVIDAEGVTATLSRIGGVRNDVTPQQMKVGVKETVYFGKDEINRRFSLDDEEGLAQIFVGYPSSYMPAGGAFLYTNSESVSIGIVVDPVELSSRRLEVHELLESFRLHPHMQRVLRGGKIIEYSAHMIPNSVPREPSNLVGDGFIVAGDAAGFFINNGYTYRGVDLAMTSGMAAARTFKDAAAAGSFDRSSLMTYTKHLEADGLMAEMSAAEDNYDALHNERIFSLYPKVVCDFMSAVFRVEGFGKRKLSKTAKDTISGRVSLLRMMRDLYNVYSHM encoded by the coding sequence GTGCCACTGGAGAGAAATGAAATGGACAGTTTTGACTTGATCGTCGTTGGAGCCGGACCAGCTGGCAGCACAGCAGCGCTGGAGGCTGCCAGATCCGGTTTCAAGGTTCTGCTTCTCGAGAGGGCAAAGTCTGCAGGTGAAAAGAACGTGTTCGGCGGCAGGGTCTATGCCCATGTACTGAAAAAGCTCTTTCCGGACTATCCTGAAAGCATACCGTACGAGAGATTTGTCGTCAGCGAGTCTGTCGGGTTGATGGACGATGACAGATGCACAACTGTGAATTTCGCCGATCACAGGATTCGGGCAAGGGATGCAGACAGTTTTGTCGCGAGACGGAGCAGACTGGACAAGTGGCTTTCTGAAAAGGCGGAGGAAGCTGGAGCGGTTATCGTCACATCCACCAAGGTCGACGACCTGTTAATCCAGGATGGCAGGGTTAGAGGCATTGTTTCCGGCGGAGACAGGCTGGAAGCATCGTGTGTAATAGACGCAGAAGGTGTCACTGCCACACTGTCGAGAATTGGCGGTGTCAGAAATGACGTGACACCGCAGCAGATGAAGGTCGGAGTGAAAGAAACAGTCTATTTCGGAAAAGACGAAATAAACAGGAGATTTTCCCTGGATGATGAAGAGGGACTGGCACAGATCTTCGTCGGCTACCCCAGCAGTTACATGCCAGCAGGCGGAGCGTTCTTGTATACGAACAGCGAAAGCGTTTCAATCGGGATAGTAGTGGACCCGGTTGAATTGTCTTCCAGAAGACTCGAGGTCCACGAATTGCTCGAATCATTCAGGCTTCACCCACATATGCAGAGAGTGCTCAGAGGAGGCAAGATCATAGAGTATTCGGCCCACATGATACCGAACAGCGTGCCCAGGGAACCGTCAAACCTTGTGGGCGACGGCTTCATTGTTGCAGGCGATGCCGCAGGCTTTTTCATAAACAACGGTTACACATACAGGGGAGTGGACCTAGCCATGACGTCTGGCATGGCCGCGGCGCGGACATTTAAGGATGCTGCAGCAGCCGGCTCCTTCGACCGTAGTTCCCTGATGACATATACAAAACATTTGGAGGCTGATGGGCTGATGGCTGAGATGTCCGCCGCCGAGGATAATTACGACGCTCTCCATAACGAACGGATTTTCTCACTCTATCCGAAAGTCGTGTGTGATTTCATGTCAGCCGTATTTCGCGTGGAAGGATTCGGGAAAAGGAAGCTGTCGAAAACAGCAAAGGACACCATCTCCGGCAGAGTGTCCTTGCTCAGAATGATGAGGGATCTGTACAACGTCTACAGCCACATGTGA
- the folP gene encoding dihydropteroate synthase — protein MINAITGGVKSIRCDKMTLDFSEPRIMGVLNVTPDSFSDGGMYCDKQSAVDRALQMIEDGAYIVDVGGESTRPGSSPVSSEEELRRILPVIREIRSRTAVPISVDTYHPDVAKEALRAGADIVNDVTGLRTGEMRNVIRDADCPFVTMHMLGMPASMQKSPQYEDVVYEVMRFLAESLRISEEDGIDVTKGIVDPGIGFGKSFQHNITLLNRLDELLTLGHPVLLGASRKSFIGSITGGGKQNRLEGSLAAAVLAYAKGVKLLRVHDVLETRRALSVARCIVTGKMTEDRQQTDERP, from the coding sequence ATGATAAACGCCATCACAGGAGGCGTAAAATCCATCCGATGCGACAAAATGACGCTTGATTTTTCAGAACCGAGAATCATGGGCGTACTTAACGTAACACCCGACTCCTTTTCGGACGGTGGCATGTATTGTGATAAGCAGAGTGCAGTCGACAGGGCGCTGCAGATGATCGAAGATGGAGCATATATTGTCGACGTTGGCGGGGAGTCGACCAGGCCGGGTTCGTCGCCGGTCAGCAGCGAGGAGGAACTCAGACGGATTCTGCCTGTCATTCGTGAGATACGCTCCCGAACTGCTGTGCCGATATCAGTGGATACATATCACCCCGATGTTGCCAAGGAGGCGCTGAGGGCCGGAGCGGATATAGTAAACGATGTGACTGGGCTACGAACCGGAGAGATGAGGAATGTCATACGCGACGCGGACTGCCCGTTCGTCACTATGCACATGCTTGGCATGCCGGCGAGCATGCAGAAGAGTCCACAGTACGAAGACGTCGTCTACGAAGTCATGCGTTTTCTGGCGGAGAGCCTGCGCATTTCTGAAGAAGATGGCATAGACGTGACAAAGGGAATTGTGGATCCGGGCATAGGATTCGGAAAGAGCTTCCAGCACAATATAACGCTGCTTAACAGGCTAGATGAATTATTGACGCTTGGTCACCCGGTTCTGTTAGGTGCTTCGCGCAAATCGTTTATAGGTAGCATCACTGGGGGAGGGAAGCAGAACAGACTGGAAGGGAGCCTGGCCGCTGCCGTTCTGGCATATGCAAAAGGAGTTAAGCTGTTGAGGGTGCACGATGTCCTTGAAACACGTCGGGCACTCAGTGTGGCTCGATGCATAGTGACGGGAAAGATGACGGAAGACAGGCAACAAACTGATGAGCGACCGTGA
- a CDS encoding prenyltransferase — protein sequence MNVRTIVSGLRFPLYWASGGPIVISAALAIYMHDFTHPQFWATGSLALFVFEIGVNLLAEVSDGMEGVTVTQSETWIPTGPYLMEKSGLPPKKLLMYGAACFALSGIMGLYLASVTGFAVILSLGVAGMIMTYVYAFPPAELGFRGVGEPVPFLAFGPLPVVALFYLSTGGALTPLPLLFSLPTAFWITAVRYAHHLPDEGHRRAKRYRKVYGARLAHAVPVLTLLMGLAIVSTSILYPFTGIGVFLPLSMSILLSLNIVRLLRECALNPICISRLTRHFVALQFIGTLLIALALLVHL from the coding sequence ATGAATGTCAGAACGATCGTCAGCGGTCTGCGTTTCCCGCTGTACTGGGCATCGGGTGGCCCAATAGTCATAAGCGCCGCACTTGCCATATATATGCATGATTTCACACATCCACAGTTCTGGGCAACAGGCTCATTGGCCCTGTTTGTGTTTGAGATAGGCGTGAACCTCTTAGCGGAGGTATCGGACGGCATGGAAGGTGTGACAGTGACACAGTCGGAGACATGGATTCCCACCGGACCGTACCTTATGGAGAAAAGCGGATTGCCACCAAAGAAACTTCTTATGTACGGAGCTGCGTGTTTCGCCCTGTCAGGCATCATGGGTCTCTATTTGGCATCAGTGACAGGCTTCGCTGTAATCCTGTCACTCGGCGTAGCGGGAATGATAATGACCTATGTCTATGCGTTTCCGCCGGCCGAGCTTGGATTCAGAGGTGTAGGTGAACCAGTGCCGTTTCTCGCCTTCGGACCATTACCTGTCGTCGCACTATTCTACCTTTCCACCGGCGGCGCGCTGACTCCCCTACCGCTCCTCTTCTCACTTCCGACGGCATTCTGGATCACTGCCGTGAGGTATGCCCATCATCTTCCTGACGAAGGACACAGGAGGGCCAAACGATACAGAAAAGTATACGGTGCAAGGCTTGCACACGCCGTGCCTGTTCTTACGCTGCTCATGGGATTGGCAATTGTATCTACGTCTATTCTCTATCCGTTCACAGGTATCGGCGTCTTTCTGCCGCTCTCTATGTCGATTCTCCTCAGCCTCAATATCGTGAGACTGCTGCGTGAATGCGCATTAAACCCGATCTGTATTTCGCGTCTCACAAGGCATTTTGTTGCTCTCCAGTTTATCGGTACCCTGCTAATCGCCCTTGCCCTTCTTGTCCATTTATGA
- a CDS encoding prenyltransferase, translating into MIGSKVRIIIFRIIIEPHLLISLLYAVLGGLMAFKQGFYSAPLFALTVIGAVGSQIAANTFDEYFDHRFGTDLLTTKTAYSGGGRIIFNGGLNPSDAFRVASVALVFSFFVGIYLSLRSGWELIPLFFLGGLAGTFYSTIWQRKGLGELMLCVIGLIVMGGYFVQAHYYSASSVYLSIPCGLLIANLVIMNEVPDAEADAKTGRKNVTTTLGRENAIRAYFLIATSIYAIILIGIASGLVIPLAAISLMSAPLIYSAYIYAKPGLASMDHLVKALRNNILGMYVFIVMLVIAYAI; encoded by the coding sequence ATGATTGGCAGCAAGGTAAGAATCATCATTTTCAGGATAATTATAGAGCCGCACCTGCTGATAAGTCTTCTTTATGCGGTGCTCGGCGGTCTCATGGCATTCAAGCAAGGCTTCTATTCAGCTCCCCTGTTCGCGCTAACCGTCATAGGAGCAGTCGGTTCACAGATCGCGGCAAACACATTTGACGAATATTTCGACCACAGATTTGGCACAGACCTGCTGACTACAAAGACGGCTTACAGTGGGGGTGGCAGGATTATCTTTAATGGAGGCCTGAATCCGTCCGATGCCTTCAGGGTGGCATCTGTAGCTCTTGTTTTCTCCTTCTTCGTAGGCATATACCTATCCCTTAGAAGTGGATGGGAACTAATACCGCTGTTTTTCCTCGGTGGGTTGGCCGGAACATTCTATTCGACAATCTGGCAGAGAAAAGGACTTGGCGAATTAATGCTGTGTGTCATAGGGCTGATTGTTATGGGCGGCTACTTTGTGCAGGCACATTATTACTCTGCCTCCTCCGTTTATCTTTCTATTCCGTGCGGCCTGCTCATCGCCAACCTGGTCATAATGAATGAGGTGCCGGACGCCGAAGCTGACGCGAAAACCGGGAGAAAGAATGTTACGACTACGCTTGGCCGGGAGAATGCAATACGCGCGTACTTCCTCATCGCCACGTCCATTTATGCGATCATACTCATAGGTATCGCATCAGGGCTGGTGATACCGCTCGCCGCGATATCGCTCATGTCCGCCCCGCTTATATACAGCGCCTATATTTATGCTAAACCAGGACTCGCCAGCATGGATCACCTGGTCAAGGCACTTAGGAACAATATACTCGGTATGTATGTATTCATAGTGATGCTTGTTATAGCGTATGCGATATGA
- a CDS encoding class I SAM-dependent methyltransferase: MAESSSHDVANGEGFDGMAWRSVESDIESIQDYYDSAGSAISFGLMDRWRKKAALETGDDMRVIEVGSGPGSFSRYLRGKEVVLLEPNENMLRRSVRDRLVAERYVPVIGVAEHMPFIEDAFDRVMSGFSFKNLLDRNSSLLEMKRVLRKGGRAVIIDIALPDTRFRRSFMNFYMKHILYRIAFLTVPKKVKKEWGHNPWKHLSLSYMSLGDPRELSEEMAKLGYVNSRFRYLMTHGVAIICGDK, encoded by the coding sequence ATGGCGGAATCCAGTTCTCATGACGTAGCAAACGGGGAGGGTTTCGATGGAATGGCTTGGAGAAGTGTAGAATCCGATATAGAATCTATACAGGATTATTATGACAGTGCCGGTTCCGCAATCTCATTCGGCTTAATGGATAGATGGAGGAAGAAGGCAGCCCTTGAGACAGGTGATGACATGCGCGTTATTGAGGTAGGAAGCGGTCCTGGCTCATTTTCCCGTTACCTGAGGGGAAAGGAAGTCGTGCTGCTTGAGCCAAACGAGAATATGCTCAGGCGTTCAGTCCGAGACAGACTAGTCGCAGAACGATATGTGCCTGTGATTGGCGTGGCGGAACACATGCCGTTCATCGAAGATGCATTCGACAGAGTCATGTCCGGTTTCTCTTTCAAGAACCTGCTCGACAGGAACAGTTCACTGCTTGAAATGAAGAGAGTTCTGCGCAAGGGTGGCAGGGCCGTCATCATAGATATTGCGCTGCCGGATACTAGATTCAGGCGTTCTTTCATGAATTTCTATATGAAGCACATACTATACCGCATTGCATTTCTCACCGTGCCTAAAAAGGTCAAGAAGGAATGGGGGCACAATCCTTGGAAGCATCTCAGTTTGTCTTACATGTCGCTGGGTGATCCGAGGGAACTGTCGGAGGAGATGGCGAAACTGGGTTACGTGAATTCACGATTCAGGTACCTGATGACACACGGTGTTGCAATAATTTGCGGAGATAAATAA
- a CDS encoding zinc-binding dehydrogenase, with translation MKAWTLDKLGSYDHLHLCDETGNKPGKGEVSIRVSKACVNPIDRSVITGRFQWLQTPHVPGAEFIGEVEETGAGVSNLQAGMEVAVNPKLFCGKCHYCLRGKESACLGNEHIDTAPYVIGLQRHGGWSELVNVPASNVIPVPDGLEPDQAVMAPVDGATAWHLVRRLRPEIGEVAVVMGSTGGVGLFALQLLSMYGCEVIAITGRQEQEGMVKSLGADHVVTRNVDLASEVRKMTDGRGADLVVDPLGASTWQSSVSLLAPMGRYATCGTLTGIKAEINLLHLYSIQAEYIGSTSADRGDLGTVLRLMSEGKLKGIADSTFSFDKLPEALKRLDEHGRKGKVLLNVA, from the coding sequence ATGAAGGCATGGACTCTTGACAAGCTAGGTAGTTACGACCATCTGCACTTGTGCGATGAAACTGGCAATAAGCCTGGGAAGGGCGAGGTGAGCATCAGAGTCTCAAAGGCCTGCGTGAACCCGATTGACCGGTCGGTGATAACTGGCCGTTTTCAGTGGTTGCAGACCCCTCACGTGCCGGGTGCTGAGTTCATCGGTGAAGTTGAGGAAACAGGAGCAGGTGTTTCCAACCTTCAGGCAGGAATGGAAGTCGCCGTCAATCCAAAACTATTCTGTGGTAAGTGTCATTACTGCCTCAGGGGAAAGGAGAGTGCCTGCCTCGGTAACGAGCACATTGACACAGCTCCTTACGTGATAGGCCTCCAGAGGCACGGGGGTTGGAGTGAACTTGTCAATGTTCCAGCATCTAACGTGATACCTGTGCCGGACGGATTGGAGCCGGATCAGGCGGTTATGGCGCCTGTGGACGGTGCTACAGCGTGGCACCTCGTCAGGAGACTGCGCCCGGAGATCGGCGAAGTTGCGGTAGTAATGGGCTCGACGGGCGGCGTTGGTCTGTTTGCACTGCAGCTCCTAAGTATGTACGGCTGTGAGGTCATCGCAATCACAGGGAGACAGGAGCAGGAAGGCATGGTCAAGAGTCTCGGAGCAGACCATGTCGTCACTAGAAACGTCGACCTTGCCTCTGAGGTGAGGAAAATGACAGATGGAAGAGGCGCTGATTTGGTCGTCGACCCGCTGGGAGCATCGACTTGGCAGTCAAGCGTTTCATTGCTTGCACCCATGGGCAGATACGCGACATGCGGAACACTCACTGGAATCAAAGCAGAAATAAATCTTCTGCACTTATATTCTATACAGGCAGAATACATAGGTTCAACAAGCGCAGACAGGGGAGACCTTGGCACTGTTCTCAGACTCATGAGTGAGGGTAAACTGAAGGGTATTGCAGATTCCACATTTTCATTTGACAAGCTGCCGGAGGCGCTGAAAAGACTCGACGAGCACGGCAGAAAAGGCAAAGTTCTCTTGAATGTAGCCTGA
- a CDS encoding ATP-dependent 6-phosphofructokinase: MRIGILNGGGDCAGLNAVTRGVLRGAEEYGLEVMAIKRGWAGLLDGEAERIRYSDFEELVGAGGTALLTSRTNPMKRKDGLLTISSNIKKMELHCLIAVGGDDTLGVAAELSKLGLNVIGVPKTIDNDLAGTDYSFGFFTAVDEAMHLIESLRTTGVSHGRVMVVEVMGRDAGWISAYAGTAAGANLIMVPEFETPLDKVVDAVKKRHNEGKRGTVIVVAEGVRLVSREGTERDEFGHELIAKTEGLSNASAIAKYIEGKTGIETRATVLGHVIRGTSPNAYDRVMTTMLGFKAVTAANEGRFGIMVAIRGSGIVEVPLSEGSKKKYLDSETWNILSKFFV, encoded by the coding sequence TTGAGGATCGGAATACTCAACGGAGGCGGCGACTGCGCGGGGCTGAATGCAGTAACCCGTGGTGTTCTCAGGGGGGCGGAAGAGTATGGTCTTGAAGTTATGGCAATCAAGAGAGGCTGGGCCGGGCTTCTGGACGGGGAGGCGGAACGCATCCGCTATTCTGATTTTGAAGAGCTTGTCGGGGCAGGAGGAACCGCGTTGCTCACTTCAAGGACGAATCCAATGAAGCGAAAAGACGGGCTCCTGACAATCTCGTCGAATATCAAGAAAATGGAACTTCATTGTCTGATTGCCGTCGGCGGAGACGATACGCTCGGCGTGGCCGCGGAACTTTCAAAGCTCGGACTCAACGTCATTGGTGTGCCAAAGACTATTGATAACGATCTGGCAGGCACCGACTACTCCTTCGGTTTTTTCACTGCGGTAGACGAAGCAATGCACCTCATCGAAAGCCTGCGCACCACAGGCGTGTCGCACGGCCGCGTGATGGTCGTAGAAGTCATGGGCCGCGACGCGGGCTGGATATCTGCGTACGCTGGAACTGCTGCGGGTGCCAACCTGATAATGGTACCGGAATTCGAAACGCCGCTGGACAAGGTTGTAGATGCGGTGAAGAAGAGGCACAATGAAGGGAAGCGAGGCACAGTCATTGTTGTTGCAGAAGGTGTCAGGCTGGTATCCAGGGAAGGCACTGAAAGGGATGAGTTTGGCCATGAACTTATTGCAAAGACTGAGGGCTTGAGTAACGCTTCCGCCATAGCGAAGTATATTGAAGGGAAGACGGGAATTGAGACAAGGGCAACCGTGCTTGGTCACGTGATAAGGGGAACGAGCCCCAATGCCTATGACCGAGTGATGACAACTATGCTCGGATTCAAGGCCGTGACTGCTGCGAACGAGGGGCGGTTCGGTATAATGGTCGCAATCAGAGGTTCCGGAATAGTGGAAGTGCCTCTTTCTGAGGGTTCGAAGAAGAAATACCTAGACAGCGAAACATGGAATATTTTGTCAAAGTTCTTTGTCTGA
- a CDS encoding aldolase, whose product MGRMNRFMRNGRSLILAYDQGLEHGPTDFNERNVDPAYVIDIANHGGFDAFVCQKGIAENYHDLLDIPLLLKLNGKTQIYGKEPLARQNCSVIRAERLGAAAVGYTIYLGSQFEPEMAAEFGKIEEEAHDAGLAVVLWIYPRGEYVKNDTAREMVAYSARAALELGADAAKIKYTGDRESFAWAVKSAGRIPVYMAGGKKTKNEDEFLHQAAECVAAGATGLAVGRNVWQSDDPIAFSKRLNSVVIDGSKAAPSKKA is encoded by the coding sequence ATGGGAAGAATGAACAGATTCATGAGAAATGGCAGGTCTCTGATACTCGCTTATGACCAGGGATTGGAACATGGCCCGACTGATTTCAACGAGAGGAACGTCGATCCTGCATACGTGATTGATATAGCAAACCATGGGGGCTTTGATGCATTCGTATGCCAGAAGGGCATTGCGGAGAATTACCACGATTTGCTAGACATACCGTTGCTTCTGAAGCTCAATGGCAAGACGCAAATCTATGGAAAAGAACCGCTCGCCAGGCAGAACTGCTCGGTTATCAGGGCCGAACGACTCGGTGCTGCCGCAGTCGGATACACGATATATCTCGGGAGTCAGTTTGAGCCTGAAATGGCGGCCGAGTTCGGTAAGATTGAGGAGGAGGCTCACGATGCCGGTCTCGCAGTTGTGCTTTGGATATACCCACGCGGCGAATACGTCAAGAACGATACGGCCAGAGAGATGGTCGCATACTCTGCGCGTGCAGCTCTCGAACTCGGAGCGGATGCAGCCAAGATTAAATACACCGGTGACAGGGAGAGCTTTGCATGGGCCGTAAAATCGGCTGGCCGTATACCCGTGTACATGGCAGGTGGAAAGAAGACGAAGAATGAAGATGAATTCTTGCATCAGGCGGCAGAATGTGTGGCTGCCGGTGCGACGGGCCTCGCCGTTGGCAGGAACGTCTGGCAGAGCGACGATCCCATCGCATTTTCTAAACGGCTGAACAGTGTTGTTATTGACGGATCCAAAGCCGCACCGTCGAAGAAAGCGTGA
- a CDS encoding DUF296 domain-containing protein, with product MNIVREGDMIAITLEDGEGVVESLIRACEHASITAGMIVSGIGMVRDAEIGYWDGKKYNVDRYGNPSELLSMHGSIATDGGRPSVHIHVSLSGKDHNSFGGHLVGAIVNNVNEIAILKFFSGSFRRELNERTGLPTLKIDHGGN from the coding sequence TTGAATATAGTGAGAGAAGGGGACATGATTGCAATCACGCTCGAGGATGGAGAGGGTGTTGTTGAGTCCCTGATTCGGGCATGCGAGCATGCGAGTATCACCGCCGGTATGATTGTATCCGGCATAGGCATGGTGCGGGATGCAGAAATAGGATACTGGGACGGCAAGAAGTACAATGTGGACAGATACGGGAATCCGTCGGAACTGCTTTCTATGCACGGGTCGATAGCAACTGACGGCGGCAGACCATCGGTGCATATACACGTGAGCCTAAGCGGGAAGGATCACAACTCCTTCGGCGGCCATCTCGTCGGTGCGATAGTCAACAATGTGAACGAAATTGCCATTCTGAAGTTTTTCTCAGGCAGCTTCAGAAGAGAACTCAATGAGCGAACGGGACTCCCCACACTCAAAATCGATCATGGTGGTAATTAA